GAACCTGCGGCCCAGTGGGTATAAAGACCACGACAGGGCACGAACCCgatacttcgcctgaagatgacaaatAGGAAACATGTTGAAACGCtgccggccgagttggccgagcggttctaggcgctacagtctgggaccgcgagaccgttacggtcgcaggttcgaatcctcgggcatggatgtgtgtgatgtccctaggttagctaggtttaagtagttgtaagttctaggggactgatgacctcagatgttaagtgccatagtgctcagagccatttgaaccattttttttgttgaaacGCTGCCACAGAACGACGCTTTGACTTGGCTGATAAGCAGAGAAAATTTCATCGTCGAGATTCGCCCAGAAAGTCTAATTTCGCATATAATCTCTTTTCAATTCGTAATTGCGGATTCGTTGGGTACAGTAACAAACAATTATCACGTCGTACAGTAAGACACGTAATTGTACCTGTGCTGTAGGAGTTGCATCTTCTACTGGCAGTCAAAATGCGTTAGGCCCCTGGATTAATCTCAGTTGCTGCTCAAATTGTGAATCAAAATCAGCAGTAACGTCGGACAAAGACTGCCGGTATAAGGATGCGCTCTCGTTCTTTCAATTGTCTTGTCAAACAGGTCGGAAGAGAGCAGATAGAATTCCGTGGTAATCCCTTGCTTTTGCGGAGGGAATCTACGCTTAAAAGGTGGAGGAATCAGCCCTGctgaacggcatgaggatgcagaacacaatgggaaacactgcattaaagacagataatgtatgtccacaggacatctggcctgtaattaaaaaagtatTATGACGGGCGCTCCATTCGTGATTCCAAATTAGTCCGCCATTCATATCTCCGGGAGACGACTACCAAGGAAAAGGTAACCAcgggaaaaagactgaataatcaacgaacagGTAACAGTACAActctgagcgtggaatgtccggAATTGAACGTGGTGAGGAAACTAGAACACCTGAACAGCAAAATTCAAAGGCTCGGTCTGTATAAAATAGAGATCAGTGTAGTGTAACGGAGAATGAATGATGAGTTATGGATTGTGGGAACATTAGGAAAAGATGAGAACTGAAACGTTTGACATGTGGTGCCAcataaggatgttgaaaattaggcggactgctAAGATAAGGGATGTTgaggttctccgcggaatcggcgaagaaaggacaAAAAGGACAAGGATAAGGGAAAGGACGACATGTATTAAGAGATCATGGAATAATTCCCCGTGGTACTAGAATGAGCTGTAGAGGgagaacactgtagaggaagacagacagggCCGCATCTCGCAAACATCTAAGGACGTAGGGCGCAGGCGTTATTCCTAGATGAAATTGGCACAAGAGACGAATTCacggcgggcctcatcaaaccagtaagaagactgatgacaaaaataacCACAACAGCGAGTCATATTGGGATGAAGACAGAGTTTatataaatgaagaaacaaaaaaaacaaatcTAAACGGCCCGCCACAGATTTCTTTAGAAGGATGATTTAACTCTCCACTACTAGAATCGTATTTTAGACTGCCCAAAATGGCAGCAGCGGTTCCTTAACATTCAAACTTTTCTCTAAATTATTTGCCTTTTTATCAGAATGCTTACACACAATGTTTCATTCAGCGTTTCTTGTATCTCTTTCGTTCAGTGCAGTAAACAACACACCTTTGTAGCAGTGTCAATTGTCTACTGCAGCGGAGTTGTCGACAATTCGGCCGTCTCCCCTCCACCAGGTAGTGGCCGTGCTGCCATGTTTGTTGCCGACCAGGTACCCGTCGGTACGTGAAGTAAAGGTATAAATAGAAGTGAACAGGAAAATTATGCAAACAAGAGCTATGAGTTAAGAGGCGAAACAAAGGTCTCCTGCACCAGTTGCttcataattttaaatatataCACACGTGTATGTATCTGGTTTCATTTGAAGTTTTATAACGCGCCAGAAAATGTACCTAAGTAACTAAAACGCATACTAAGCAATACTTGACTgataattttcattcatttctccTTTTATATTGTATTCCAGATTGCTTAAGGTTCAGATCTTGAGGTACAAATCAAATTGCTGAGTGCCTGTTGCGAGTATTAAATTCCAGATATTGTAAATTCTCCTCATATGGAATATCGCCgatcgaagtggccgagcgattctaggcgcttcagtctggaaccgcgcgaccgctacggtcgcaggttcgaatcctgcttcgggcatggacgtgtgtgatgtccttagttaggtttaagtagttctaagttctaggggactgatgacctcagaagttaagtcccatagtgctcagagccatttgaaccatttcttatggAATATCACTCTATGCTAGCTAACTATATGAAGACCACATATTCTCAGTAGATGATCGTTTGTAGGACAGGACTGCTCTGAAGTACGATTTCTATAGAGTGTATGTCTAGACATTCTGAACAGTGAACTTTGTGATTGTATTTAAGGAACGGCAACAAGCTCCCCATATGATTGGTTGTATTCCAGGAGAGGCGTACACTGTAGCTCAATTCTATACCTTAGACAGTGGATTTAATACGAGTGTACTTACCGATAGTCGGCCCGTCCACCAAGCTACTGCATCTGGGTTGGTGAAGTCGACAATGCCGGCGTCGCCCTTCCACCAGGTAGTGGCCGTGCTGCCATTTTTGTTGCGGACCAGGTACCCGTTGGCTAGTGCCTCAGAGTAAAATGGCTCGCAGTCTTGGTTTACAAATGGGTGTATCCACAGCGAGACGGCCCATCCCAGTGCGTGCAGGTCATCCGTAAGCGCACGCATGTCGGGAAAGTTGGCCGTGTCGACTGTCAGACTGCCGTGGCAGGTCTCCCATATGCCGTTTATTTGGATGACACTGTATTCGAATCCGTGATCCATTATGTCGGCCACCCTGTCCCTCACGTTCTGCTCAGGTGACGACACTGTCCAGGTGGGATTTGTCACCACGCGTTCGTCTGGGATCGCCGTCGGTTTGCCCAGGTACTTCTGGACGGCGAACTCGTGCGCCTGCCTCACGTCGTCGAACCAGCACAGCTCGTACTCCAGCACGTTGTCGGGTCGATCCTCCGCATAGGGAGACTTGTTCTCGGCAACGAAGCACAACTGATTCTGCGTCTGATCGGTGTTCTGGTCGATGAAGAGAGGACTGTTCGAATGGACACGCACGAGTCTGCCGTCGGAGAAGAGCCAGTAGCGAGCGGCGATGGCGGCGTGGTCTCTCTTGTTGGTGACGTACGGGTAGCGGTCGATCACATTCTGCTCGATGGGCCACTTCTGGTAGGTCGATTCGATACCTCCGTAGACGTGGCTTCCTAGGTGGTACTGACACATGGTTTCCGCCGCTGCCGAAGAGTTGATCCACTGCTGGGCAGTGAGACACCGGCCCGTTCTGTCTTGGCGCCGAAAGACGATCTTTGAGCTCCGGAAGTGGAAAGAATCCCCATCGATTTGACTCTCGTGACGTGGAGCTGGAGACTGCTTGTCGCCGGTAGCTTCGGCGTATCCCACTTCCACCTCGCGGCCACCTACAAGATGCAAGTAActagttcttcaaatggttcaaatggctctgagcactatgggacttaacatctatggtcatcagtcccctagaacttagaactacttaaacctaactaacctaaggacagcacacaacacccagccatcacgaggcagagaaaatccctgaccccgccgggaatcgaacccgggaacccgggcgtgggaagcgagaacgccaccgcacgaccacgagatgcgggcaaactagTTCTTATGAGTGAATTTAAGACAATAGTAGATATTTGAAAAACATTTCATAAATACCAAAGGTGTCCAAACACAGGAAATATGTAGCATGCTACATCACAAAAATTATTATAAAGTTATCTTCATCTTACTAGGAACAGAAACGTCAGTCAAAAGTTCTCAGTGTCAATATAGATGTGTACGTCAGCGTAATATCTTTGAATGATGACATGGTTGCGATAACCTCAGCAGACATTTCTCTATATCGTTGTTGGACTAACGTTCGAGCTACCACTGTCGTTCTCAAACATGCCATGTGTACTTATCAGTCACATGCCCATATTATATACTATTATAGTATCTGTACGCCCGTCCTTCGCATCAGCACTTAGAGTTGGTCCTTGGCATACTATCGCTACTTTGTGTTCCGTATTTCAATCGGTAGAAGCAGAGCCCTTAAAGGATCCATTTACCAATAAATTCGATTTTCCTACCCAGGAACTCAAATATAAATGAAACTTATCGAAAGGAGAGAAATTTCCTTAAGTTTTTAATACACTAATCAAAAACAGTAAATCTGTATATcataagctgcgacatggtcgagGATTAAAACAATGATGCAGGAAGTTTCCGTGAATGATAACAAAACATTTGGTCCctagactaccagtttcggtcagcaatgaccatcttcagatctgcagctaaAATGGGAAGTGAAGTACTAGTCGGCAGAATGCatgttaaaacaataaaataagtcATAATTAAAAATGCTGCTTTCTTGGATGTGGAAATAAGCACTTTAAATATGATGAGGCATAACCGTTTTATAACATATCCTAATACAACAAAGGCATAGTGACATCGTCGcaaaatatacacaaaatcagCTTTGCATCGCCACACATACTTAAAATATAGTGTAAACCAGGCCACAGTACCGGTGGAGTCACCTTGTTCACAGCCTACTGTTCATAAACAAACTGCATTACAATAGCCACAATAtatacgaggattgtccagaaactAAGTTGCGATCGGTCGGTAAATGGAAAACACaacgaaaatcagaaacattttatttgcaagagttatctacactttccagatacatcTGTACATAGCCGCCGCTACGACTTAGGCATTTGTCGGAGCGTCATTGAAGGCAACCGCCTGTACTTTTCCGATAGTTCTCTGCGCTGGTCTATAGTGGGTAGCCTGCGCCAAAGTCTTGTCTTCGTATCTAGCGTTTCATTTCAACAGAGATCATACACAGGACGATCCAATTAGGAGTGTGTTGTGGGTGattgaacacttcccatcgaaaaggctgcagcagcctcttcactgcccctgcagagtgcggctgagaaccaccgtgaagaaggaagtgcgtggcaattGTGTTAGGTGGGTTGCGAAgactctcagcgggccctcctacttggcgggagacatcgttgttctgggCACCTTTACTCGTTCATAgtgcgctcaaaactgaaaagagcgtctcgatgcaatcgacggtcatactagagacactacccgaaacatccgtgcaaagcttcatcaggttttcactATGGTGTccctttcgcgaccgatcggaacctagtttctggacaaccttcgtattTGTGTCTAAGCTGGTCAGATGATGCTGCTGTAAGTCTACACATACTCATGAGGTATAAATTTGTACGGAACGCAGAAAGGGTGTACAGTGGACTAGGCAAATTTGTAACTTATTACAGTGATAAACTGTAATAATTAAAAAGACGAATAAagctaaatttaaaattgttaaaagGAAATGGTTAAATGATAAAATATGATTCTGAGGCTCTCTTGTGGTCATTTTAGATACAAATAATGAGATAAACAAGAACAAACGTATGAGGATAGTAAAATAGTATAAAGTTGATAGATTAGCTACGGAAAAAATCGAAAAGGATGAAAATAAAAGAAGTCGGAAGAAAGTAACCACCATTATCCTAAAATCCGTATTTCCTAGCGATGTAAGTTCAATGTTAATTTGTGCTAGTAAAGATAAGATTGCAGCGCTTAATTTTTTCACTGACGTATGTCTGAAAATTCTTGTGacactgaggtaaaaaaaaaattaacagcgcCATGTATTGGTTCCCAGGCGTACTATGCTGTCAGAAAGTAAACATCCGAAACCACCAAgctctcctctccgaacagctcaattcccgtcgctccctctccctcgacctcgaacgcGCCTATGACCATGTGtgacattccggtctcctcttcaagctccacacCTTCGCCCTTCctcttaactacgtccgtctgatcgggtcctttctttcccaacgtccttcctacgtcaccatccgtaacacggattcctacacatccttcccctccgccggtgtgcctcaAGGTGCCGCCGTCCTcatcccccatccaccttctcgaGTACGCCAATGatactgccttccttgccctcgcccccaccctgcaacgcttcCAACACCATCTCCAATCTCATtttgactggttcaccacttggtgcaaccagtggttgctcaaggtcaatccttccaaaacccagggggcaaaaccaccccttccttccggctCCTATGTCacaatctatggccgtcctatcaccctcacccccacgcttgagtaccttggcgtcacccttgaccgtcgcctctcctggaccaccCATCTCacgacaatccaagccaaggcacgctcccaactccatctcctcaagctcctttctggctgtacatggggtctggaaccgtccaccatcctccacacctataaatccctcatcagcCCTaccctctgctacgcccaccctgcctggatctccactcctcccaccttttacaaatcccttcaaatcctcgaacaccatgctcttcgcctcgcctattgcatccatctcccctcccccacgcggatcctgttggaccttattccgttcccccacctcctccttttcgtcgaatggatacggatcctctacacctccggTAAACTCTATCCTCCTCagccacttgtctctcccatcctctcctacccccacctgctgccgcgcctgtatttccacgtcctgcttgctctccatctctccactctccttacccactcccaaggtggcttccgccagctccccctccctgatgatgccctcctcccatccatttacccctcctatcaactttgatcctcctctcccACATCCTGTGTTtttttcctcagggcaccctctctcccttctctctcccttccttccctcctcccttcctcccccaccTACTCCCCCCGGGCTTCCTGTACCCCCGTACCTTCATTCttccccccacctcccctcccagTGGCATCTCTGTTCACCCCTCTCACGCCCCCTCCactttcttcccctcttggcaggtcccctgactcgcacacgttaagtggacattcgcgcgccggagatcatcgccatcggtttctTATGTGTGCCATTGTgtttgtgcctcagtgtttttcgccacccacgctccatcgttcacgtgtcgtctccatcatcaATGTCTGTGTTCAGACTTAACAGTTGCTTTGGTTGTCTtcgcgtgtgaacggcttcgtgtttttcgttactgtgtctactgttttttgtcccccactatgttctgtatattttgtgTCTCCATTATATTTCTTTTGAAAaacctgtggctgaagagcagcctactgtgctgctgccagcccatctT
This sequence is a window from Schistocerca serialis cubense isolate TAMUIC-IGC-003099 chromosome 7, iqSchSeri2.2, whole genome shotgun sequence. Protein-coding genes within it:
- the LOC126413198 gene encoding myogenesis-regulating glycosidase-like translates to MFVNTPGTGQSQEVEIGPDIMHNKVQKAMWSTPTLLLLLLGVLLVAPAASSTGLSTRYDEATGRILILGHRGGREVEVGYAEATGDKQSPAPRHESQIDGDSFHFRSSKIVFRRQDRTGRCLTAQQWINSSAAAETMCQYHLGSHVYGGIESTYQKWPIEQNVIDRYPYVTNKRDHAAIAARYWLFSDGRLVRVHSNSPLFIDQNTDQTQNQLCFVAENKSPYAEDRPDNVLEYELCWFDDVRQAHEFAVQKYLGKPTAIPDERVVTNPTWTVSSPEQNVRDRVADIMDHGFEYSVIQINGIWETCHGSLTVDTANFPDMRALTDDLHALGWAVSLWIHPFVNQDCEPFYSEALANGYLVRNKNGSTATTWWKGDAGIVDFTNPDAVAWWTGRLSALRNETGVDTFMFDYGESSYLPQPADITPLEKSPVVFSDEYSSAGSQFGSMVTLRSSVESQPLPNFFLMDVVDTAWSSQNGFKTLVPKLLQLNMVGHPFVMPEQVGGAENHGGYPTYDLYIRWLQVVTFMPALRFHVKPWDFDNEHRTSCICFSNHSSMLVDSLC